From one Flavobacterium kingsejongi genomic stretch:
- a CDS encoding YkgJ family cysteine cluster protein, whose amino-acid sequence MKHILNGLQKSAKDKHNENKKYFDKLKKKTPKNLDYVMQEIHDKEFKKTDCLKCANCCKTTGPLFTLADIERIAKHLRQKPHQFIDQYLHIDEDNDYVLQQVPCTFLDNENYCMIYDVRPKACREFPHTDRKKFQQISDLTLKNVAICPAAYNIVEEMKKRMPL is encoded by the coding sequence TTGAAACACATTTTAAATGGCTTGCAAAAGTCTGCCAAAGATAAGCATAACGAAAACAAAAAGTATTTCGATAAGCTCAAAAAGAAAACGCCTAAAAACCTGGATTATGTAATGCAGGAAATACATGATAAGGAATTTAAAAAAACGGACTGCCTGAAATGTGCAAATTGCTGTAAGACAACCGGACCCTTATTTACGCTGGCTGATATTGAACGGATAGCGAAACATTTACGGCAAAAACCACACCAGTTTATTGATCAATATTTGCATATTGATGAAGATAATGATTATGTATTGCAACAGGTGCCGTGTACGTTTTTGGACAATGAAAATTATTGTATGATTTATGATGTGCGTCCTAAGGCTTGCCGGGAATTCCCGCATACAGACCGGAAGAAGTTTCAGCAGATTTCAGATCTTACCCTGAAAAATGTTGCGATATGTCCCGCGGCATATAATATTGTAGAGGAAATGAAAAAAAGAATGCCACTGTAA
- a CDS encoding tetratricopeptide repeat protein — protein sequence MKNIKFISLSLLFFGTMSHAQDLEQAKKAIDAEQYQQAKTILKTLIASKPDEGKNYFHLGDIYLTLNNIDSAKIYFDKGITVKNDPQFNYIGLGEIELDKANAAGAQDNFTKATADMKRKDTDQFLYIGRAYTKSDNPDYKKAAEYINKVIAIDSKSAQAYLSLGDAQFGDKNANGAFSSYRTAYDLDNTLIRAKMQLAVITKNAKSFPQAVKSFDEIVASNPNYGPVYRELAETYYFWGVSEPAKYNDYVKKALGYYEKYMSLTDYSLESRMRHADFLILAKDYKALEVEAQKMQQLDKVNPRILRYLGYSAYENKNYDASIKALSDYIAKADPKKITGSDYVYLAKAQLAQAISPEGQITNQAQFDKAIAELKKAVTTDPLISGDFSELGVNLYKQKLYSESAKVFELSTKNPKSPNYVLDNFYLGNSIFFDAANKATDAERAAMVEKLTLADSAYAIVIEASPTTQDAHANKAKVNRFINTPEAKAKAVASYEEYINVVTTKGAEETAKAGVKSNLIEAYSFLGSYYSETDKAKAIQNFEKALALEPGNKYFTQSLQVLRK from the coding sequence ATGAAGAACATCAAATTTATCAGTTTATCACTATTGTTTTTTGGAACGATGAGCCATGCTCAGGATTTAGAGCAAGCCAAAAAAGCAATTGATGCTGAACAATATCAACAAGCCAAAACTATTTTAAAAACACTAATCGCCTCAAAGCCGGATGAAGGTAAAAATTATTTTCACCTGGGAGATATTTATTTGACTCTGAATAATATTGACTCTGCGAAAATTTACTTCGATAAAGGAATCACAGTAAAGAATGATCCACAATTTAATTATATCGGATTAGGGGAAATAGAACTTGATAAAGCAAATGCTGCCGGTGCACAGGATAATTTTACCAAAGCCACTGCGGATATGAAACGTAAAGACACCGATCAGTTTTTATATATCGGAAGAGCGTACACAAAGTCTGACAATCCAGATTATAAAAAAGCTGCTGAATATATCAATAAAGTAATTGCAATTGATTCAAAATCTGCTCAGGCTTATTTAAGTCTTGGTGATGCACAATTCGGAGATAAAAACGCGAATGGAGCTTTTAGTTCCTACCGTACTGCTTATGATCTGGACAATACCCTGATCAGAGCAAAAATGCAATTAGCTGTAATTACCAAAAATGCAAAATCATTTCCTCAGGCTGTAAAATCTTTTGACGAAATTGTAGCGTCAAATCCAAATTACGGACCGGTATACCGTGAGCTTGCAGAAACATATTATTTTTGGGGTGTTAGTGAGCCTGCAAAATATAATGATTATGTAAAAAAAGCATTAGGCTATTATGAAAAATACATGAGCCTTACGGACTATTCTTTGGAATCCAGAATGCGTCATGCTGACTTTTTAATCCTGGCTAAAGACTATAAAGCGTTGGAAGTTGAAGCACAGAAAATGCAGCAATTGGATAAAGTAAATCCAAGGATCCTGCGTTATTTAGGATATTCAGCATATGAAAATAAAAATTATGATGCCAGTATTAAAGCATTGTCAGATTATATTGCAAAAGCAGATCCTAAGAAAATTACAGGTAGTGACTATGTATATTTAGCAAAAGCACAATTGGCTCAGGCAATTTCTCCAGAAGGGCAGATTACGAACCAGGCACAATTTGACAAAGCAATTGCAGAGCTTAAAAAAGCAGTGACTACTGATCCATTAATTTCAGGTGATTTCAGTGAACTTGGTGTAAACTTATACAAACAAAAATTATACTCGGAATCGGCTAAAGTTTTTGAATTGTCTACAAAAAATCCAAAGTCACCAAATTATGTATTAGATAATTTCTACTTAGGAAATTCAATCTTCTTTGATGCTGCGAATAAAGCTACTGATGCAGAAAGAGCAGCTATGGTAGAGAAATTGACTTTAGCAGATTCTGCTTACGCAATTGTTATTGAAGCTTCTCCTACAACACAGGATGCGCATGCGAACAAAGCGAAAGTAAATCGTTTCATCAATACACCGGAAGCTAAAGCAAAAGCTGTGGCAAGTTATGAAGAATACATTAATGTAGTAACTACTAAAGGTGCTGAAGAAACTGCAAAAGCGGGTGTAAAATCAAACCTTATTGAAGCCTATTCGTTCTTAGGATCATACTATTCTGAGACAGATAAAGCAAAAGCAATTCAAAATTTTGAAAAAGCATTGGCTTTAGAACCAGGGAACAAATATTTTACGCAGTCCCTTCAGGTATTACGTAAATAA
- a CDS encoding exo-beta-N-acetylmuramidase NamZ domain-containing protein: MSTIFNYSQFILAGLLILSTCGNTTVRNAPSKKNHNPPTATTDSLNNPIATAAIKTGAENYTTYLPLLAGKRIGIVTNQTGIITEGTTPVSIVDFLLSKKINLQKIFAPEHGFRGTADAGEHIKDGTDTKTGLPVISLYGNNKKPKAAQLAGIDVLVFDLQDVGARFYTYISSLHYIMEACAENNIPLIILDRPNPNGGIIDGPILEKENSSFVGMHPIPILHGMTIGEYGQMINGEKWLKNNVTCKITVIPCLNYKRDMRYDVPVKPSPNLPNSQSINLYPSLCLFEGTTVSSGRGTEKQFQIYGSPYLPKKGFSFTPKPNEGAKDPMYNGIACYGEDLSNAPRVTKLELKWLIRAYQETEDKTKFFIPFFTKLAGTQQLKTQIEKNVPEQDIRKSWESGLEAFKKMREPYLLY, encoded by the coding sequence ATGAGCACTATTTTCAACTATTCCCAATTCATTTTAGCAGGCCTGCTAATTCTAAGCACCTGTGGCAATACTACAGTCAGGAATGCACCTTCAAAAAAAAACCATAATCCTCCTACTGCCACAACTGATTCCCTCAATAATCCTATAGCAACTGCCGCGATTAAGACCGGAGCAGAAAATTACACCACTTACCTTCCCTTATTAGCAGGAAAACGTATCGGTATAGTGACCAATCAAACTGGAATCATTACTGAAGGAACAACACCAGTTTCAATTGTAGACTTTTTACTTTCGAAAAAAATCAATCTTCAAAAAATATTTGCTCCAGAACATGGTTTCCGTGGTACTGCAGATGCTGGTGAACATATCAAAGACGGTACCGACACCAAAACTGGGCTTCCCGTAATTTCGCTGTATGGCAATAACAAAAAACCAAAAGCAGCACAACTTGCAGGAATTGATGTTCTCGTTTTTGATCTTCAGGATGTAGGTGCCCGATTTTATACTTATATTTCTTCCTTACATTATATTATGGAAGCCTGTGCAGAAAACAATATCCCACTTATTATTTTAGACCGGCCAAATCCTAATGGCGGTATAATTGACGGCCCTATTTTGGAAAAAGAAAATTCCAGTTTCGTAGGCATGCACCCTATTCCAATATTACACGGAATGACAATCGGTGAATATGGTCAAATGATCAACGGTGAAAAGTGGCTTAAAAATAATGTCACCTGCAAGATTACCGTTATTCCATGCCTGAATTACAAAAGAGACATGCGCTATGACGTCCCCGTAAAGCCATCGCCTAATTTACCAAATTCACAATCCATCAATTTATATCCCAGCCTGTGCTTATTTGAAGGTACTACTGTAAGTTCCGGAAGGGGAACGGAGAAACAATTCCAGATCTATGGTTCTCCTTATCTACCTAAAAAGGGCTTCTCTTTCACTCCCAAACCGAATGAGGGTGCCAAAGATCCAATGTATAATGGTATCGCTTGTTATGGCGAAGATTTATCAAATGCTCCGAGGGTGACTAAATTAGAATTAAAATGGCTTATCAGGGCCTATCAAGAAACAGAAGATAAAACGAAATTCTTTATTCCTTTTTTTACAAAATTGGCCGGGACACAGCAATTGAAAACTCAAATTGAAAAAAATGTACCAGAACAGGACATCCGAAAAAGTTGGGAAAGCGGGCTGGAAGCCTTCAAAAAAATGCGAGAGCCCTATTTACTGTATTAA
- a CDS encoding DUF2059 domain-containing protein gives MKKLFVTIALLLIANVGFAQQNAAFKADVLRYLEVSGQSAAIKSLSKQIATQIPEAKQAAFLVEFDASIKDFLSKTADVYMTEFTPEDMKQILKFYDSPVGKKLTSKSELLLEKGKTVGEEWGKSLQPMMMKYAQ, from the coding sequence ATGAAAAAATTATTTGTTACAATTGCATTACTGCTGATTGCCAATGTGGGTTTTGCACAACAGAACGCTGCATTCAAAGCAGATGTATTACGTTACCTGGAAGTAAGCGGACAATCTGCTGCTATCAAAAGTTTATCAAAACAAATCGCAACCCAAATTCCGGAAGCGAAACAAGCAGCATTCCTGGTTGAATTTGATGCTTCAATCAAAGATTTCCTTAGTAAAACCGCTGATGTTTACATGACGGAATTTACACCTGAGGATATGAAACAGATTTTAAAGTTTTACGATAGCCCGGTTGGAAAAAAACTAACGTCTAAATCTGAGTTGTTATTGGAAAAAGGAAAAACAGTAGGCGAAGAGTGGGGAAAATCACTACAGCCAATGATGATGAAATACGCTCAATAA
- a CDS encoding 7-carboxy-7-deazaguanine synthase QueE translates to MEDVSQLVDKGEMLPLMEEFYTIQGEGYHTGTAAYFIRLGGCYVGCHWCDVKESWNAELHPPTATSVIVENAKKNADTVVVTGGEPLMWDMTSLTRQLKEKNMRVHIETSGAYVLSGTWDWICLSPKKNKLPTQTVYDNAHELKVIIHNKHDFIFAEEQAALVNDGAILFLQPEWSKKEQMTPLIVEYVMSNPKWRVSLQTHKYLNIP, encoded by the coding sequence ATGGAAGATGTTTCCCAATTAGTGGACAAAGGAGAAATGCTCCCATTGATGGAAGAGTTTTACACCATTCAGGGTGAAGGTTATCATACCGGTACTGCAGCTTATTTTATCAGATTGGGAGGGTGTTATGTAGGATGCCACTGGTGCGATGTGAAAGAGAGTTGGAATGCAGAATTACATCCTCCAACAGCAACATCAGTTATTGTTGAAAATGCAAAAAAGAATGCCGATACAGTTGTAGTAACGGGTGGAGAGCCTTTAATGTGGGACATGACTTCACTTACGCGACAACTCAAAGAAAAAAATATGCGGGTGCATATTGAAACTTCGGGAGCCTATGTTTTGTCCGGAACCTGGGACTGGATTTGTTTATCTCCAAAGAAAAATAAATTGCCAACCCAAACGGTATATGATAATGCACATGAACTGAAAGTTATCATCCACAATAAGCATGATTTTATTTTTGCAGAAGAACAGGCTGCATTGGTGAATGATGGTGCTATTTTGTTTTTACAGCCGGAATGGAGTAAAAAAGAACAAATGACACCGCTTATCGTAGAATATGTAATGAGCAATCCAAAATGGAGAGTATCATTGCAAACGCATAAATATTTGAATATCCCATAA
- a CDS encoding ABC transporter permease, whose product MNLEYFIAKRLITAKDHKSSISTPIMKIAIAAIAIGMVMMIVSVATGIGLQQKIRQKVSAFNGNIIISNFDNNSSDVSLVPISTQQDFYPQFKTVAGIRHIQAIIKKAGIIRTEKSFEGIIFKGIGKDFEWDNIEEYIVKGRKPNLSGTLNEEVLISEFLANRLNLKIGDRFNTYFMKEEANKLPNRRVFTLVGIYNSGLQEYDGTYIMGDIRHMQRINKWQPDQVGAFELYVKDFTAIAATGKEVYEKIPPTLDTQTIVEKYAYIFDWLKLFDFNIVLILVLMILVATINMVVALLVLILERTQMIGTLKALGASNWVIRKIFLYNSAYLIFSGLIIGNVLAIGLLLIQKYFGVIKLNPENYYVTEAPVYFNWLYIVGLNVGTIVICLLVLLIPSYIITRISPIKAIRFD is encoded by the coding sequence TTGAATTTAGAATATTTTATAGCCAAAAGATTGATTACTGCTAAAGATCATAAAAGTAGTATATCCACACCAATTATGAAAATTGCAATAGCAGCAATTGCTATCGGAATGGTTATGATGATTGTGTCCGTTGCTACAGGTATTGGATTACAGCAAAAAATCCGTCAAAAGGTTTCTGCTTTTAATGGGAATATTATCATATCCAATTTTGACAACAATAGTTCAGATGTGAGTCTGGTGCCGATTTCTACCCAACAGGATTTTTATCCGCAATTTAAAACAGTCGCTGGTATAAGGCACATACAGGCAATTATTAAAAAGGCAGGTATCATCCGGACCGAAAAATCATTTGAAGGAATAATCTTTAAAGGAATCGGTAAAGATTTCGAATGGGATAATATAGAAGAGTATATCGTAAAAGGGAGGAAACCGAATCTTAGCGGAACTCTCAATGAGGAAGTCTTAATCTCAGAATTTCTGGCAAACCGGCTTAATCTTAAAATAGGGGATCGTTTTAATACCTATTTTATGAAAGAGGAAGCGAATAAATTACCGAATCGGAGGGTTTTTACATTAGTGGGAATCTATAATTCCGGTCTTCAGGAGTATGATGGCACTTATATCATGGGGGATATCCGTCATATGCAACGAATCAATAAATGGCAGCCGGATCAGGTGGGAGCATTTGAACTTTATGTAAAGGACTTCACGGCTATAGCTGCTACCGGTAAAGAAGTATATGAAAAAATTCCACCTACGCTCGACACTCAGACTATTGTAGAGAAATACGCTTACATATTTGATTGGCTCAAACTTTTTGATTTCAATATTGTATTGATTTTGGTGCTTATGATTCTTGTAGCTACAATTAATATGGTAGTTGCATTATTGGTGTTGATTTTGGAGCGTACACAAATGATTGGAACTTTAAAAGCGCTTGGTGCGAGTAATTGGGTGATCCGTAAAATATTTCTCTATAATTCTGCCTACCTTATTTTTTCCGGGCTAATTATTGGAAATGTTTTAGCGATTGGTTTATTATTGATCCAAAAATATTTCGGGGTAATCAAACTGAACCCCGAGAATTACTATGTGACAGAAGCACCTGTTTATTTTAATTGGTTGTATATTGTAGGATTGAACGTGGGGACAATTGTAATTTGTCTTTTGGTTCTGCTGATTCCTTCCTATATAATAACACGAATTTCTCCAATCAAAGCAATTCGTTTTGATTAA
- a CDS encoding class I SAM-dependent methyltransferase produces the protein MKDLFGKAIYDYQTNNHPEDLITETSISEPDEMSVAYLFRTFMEMPEIEQKALTLSNGRILDVGCGAGSHSLYLQKEKLLEVISIDISAYAVEACRLRGLESVAVIDVMNLQEEKFDTILLLMNGTGIFGKLSKVSDYLQQLKSLLNPGGQILIDSSDIIYMFDEDEDGGKWIPTDSDYYGELTFTLHYKKETETPFDWLYLDYNTLQNAAIANGLKCELIQEGEHFDYLARLSLKS, from the coding sequence ATGAAGGATCTTTTCGGAAAAGCCATTTATGATTATCAGACCAATAATCACCCTGAAGATTTAATCACCGAAACCTCTATCTCGGAACCCGATGAGATGAGCGTTGCCTATCTGTTTCGGACCTTTATGGAAATGCCTGAAATTGAGCAAAAAGCGCTTACACTTTCGAATGGTCGTATCCTGGATGTGGGATGTGGCGCTGGAAGCCATAGCCTTTACCTGCAAAAAGAAAAGCTGTTAGAAGTTATCTCCATAGATATTTCAGCTTATGCCGTTGAAGCTTGCCGCCTGAGAGGCTTGGAATCAGTAGCTGTAATAGATGTTATGAACTTGCAAGAGGAGAAATTTGATACTATTTTGTTGCTTATGAACGGAACAGGAATTTTTGGGAAATTATCAAAAGTCTCCGATTACCTGCAACAACTAAAATCATTATTGAATCCGGGAGGCCAAATCCTCATTGATTCTTCTGATATCATTTATATGTTTGATGAAGATGAAGATGGCGGTAAGTGGATTCCTACTGATAGCGATTATTATGGCGAACTCACCTTTACATTACACTACAAAAAAGAAACCGAAACGCCTTTTGACTGGCTTTATCTGGACTATAACACACTTCAAAATGCCGCTATCGCCAATGGATTGAAATGCGAATTGATACAGGAAGGGGAACATTTCGATTATTTAGCCCGCCTGAGCCTAAAATCATAG
- a CDS encoding transposase, translating to MTPIELLKFMLPDFLVDHFEVVSSTNTEEILHLYFEENAKPPSEFNGLQLISKGFQDEITIQDFPLRGKFVYLHIKRRRWTNKDTSEIVKRDWNLVAKGTRMTQEFAAFLKEINR from the coding sequence ATGACCCCTATAGAGCTATTGAAGTTTATGCTTCCTGATTTTTTAGTTGACCATTTTGAAGTGGTTTCTTCTACTAATACAGAAGAAATATTACACCTATACTTTGAAGAGAATGCCAAACCTCCGTCAGAATTTAATGGACTTCAGTTAATCTCAAAGGGTTTCCAGGATGAGATCACTATTCAGGACTTTCCTTTGAGAGGGAAGTTTGTGTATCTACACATCAAAAGACGTCGCTGGACCAATAAAGACACAAGTGAGATCGTTAAAAGAGATTGGAATCTAGTTGCCAAGGGAACCCGCATGACTCAGGAGTTTGCGGCTTTTTTAAAAGAAATTAATAGATAA
- a CDS encoding PstS family phosphate ABC transporter substrate-binding protein codes for MKTIARIFIGLFVFGCIIVSSCKRDSATEVKESILKGTATVIVDETVQPMLEDQAAVFESQYPGRIKLVNKPEAEAINELISDNSRIIILSRKLTEEEETYYRKRKIIPAITPIAVDGIALIVNKTAKDTVIDLQEVIDFIQGKTSKIKKLVFDNPNSSTLRYVKGIAGVDKEANSNVTALKSNNEVIEYIAGHDDAIGVVGVNWITQPSTQMKKHTDKITVLSVKNVKNKKGSEGYYKPSQSNLSEGLYPLSRELYLLNYQGIDGLGMGFASFVAGDIGQRIILKSGLLPVRIPPRQIILRNNI; via the coding sequence ATGAAGACTATTGCCAGAATTTTTATCGGATTATTTGTTTTCGGATGTATCATTGTAAGTTCCTGTAAGCGTGATTCTGCAACTGAAGTGAAAGAATCGATATTGAAGGGTACAGCCACAGTAATTGTGGATGAAACGGTTCAGCCTATGCTGGAAGATCAGGCAGCAGTATTTGAAAGCCAATATCCGGGTAGGATTAAGCTAGTTAATAAGCCGGAAGCCGAAGCTATCAATGAGTTGATCAGTGATAATTCCCGTATTATCATATTATCCCGTAAATTGACTGAGGAGGAGGAAACGTATTATAGAAAACGTAAAATTATCCCTGCCATAACCCCGATAGCTGTAGATGGCATTGCTTTAATTGTAAATAAAACGGCAAAAGATACCGTGATTGATTTGCAGGAAGTAATTGATTTTATACAGGGCAAAACAAGCAAAATTAAAAAATTGGTTTTTGACAATCCAAATTCCAGTACCTTGCGTTATGTAAAGGGAATTGCTGGAGTTGATAAAGAAGCCAATTCAAATGTTACGGCATTAAAATCGAATAATGAAGTCATAGAATATATTGCGGGACATGATGACGCAATAGGTGTGGTGGGTGTGAACTGGATTACACAACCTTCTACACAAATGAAAAAACATACTGACAAGATTACCGTTTTGAGTGTCAAAAATGTTAAAAACAAAAAAGGCTCAGAAGGCTATTATAAACCGTCTCAGTCCAATCTTTCTGAGGGTTTATACCCACTATCCCGTGAATTGTATTTGTTAAATTACCAGGGAATCGACGGATTAGGCATGGGGTTTGCCTCTTTTGTTGCAGGGGATATAGGACAACGGATTATTTTAAAGTCAGGCCTGTTGCCGGTGAGAATACCACCGAGACAAATTATCCTTAGAAATAACATCTAA
- a CDS encoding transposase, protein MGGFFGVNGKKLQRQYKKYLSSFSTWAPREHAHEWIIYPENIGTHLSIDEVALSQGELFTIVTNKEARGKKGCLVAIVAGTKADQVIEHICKIDYKKRSWVQEITLDMANSMKLISKKCFPKAVQVTDRFHVQKLALEALQEIRIKYRWEAMDTENRLILQAKRENKTYRPDLLSNGDSVKQLLARSRYVLYKSRNKWTERQNERAQLLFSLYPDIKKAYSLTQQLRGIYNNHNNKHVAMTKLAHWYRNVEESGFKNFNILLNTITVNYQSILNYFDNRSTNASAESFNAKVKAFRSQFRGVRKVDFFLFRLSNLFG, encoded by the coding sequence ATTGGAGGTTTCTTTGGAGTCAATGGGAAAAAATTACAAAGACAATACAAAAAATATTTAAGCTCCTTTAGTACGTGGGCTCCACGTGAACATGCACATGAGTGGATTATTTATCCTGAAAATATAGGTACCCACTTGTCAATTGATGAAGTAGCCTTGTCTCAGGGTGAGCTTTTTACTATTGTAACCAATAAGGAAGCTAGAGGTAAAAAAGGTTGCCTAGTTGCTATTGTTGCAGGGACAAAGGCAGATCAGGTCATTGAACATATCTGTAAAATTGATTACAAAAAAAGAAGTTGGGTTCAAGAAATAACACTTGACATGGCTAATTCCATGAAGTTGATTTCCAAAAAATGTTTTCCAAAAGCGGTACAGGTGACCGATAGATTTCATGTTCAAAAATTGGCTCTAGAAGCATTACAGGAGATTAGAATAAAATATCGTTGGGAAGCGATGGATACTGAGAATCGATTGATATTACAAGCGAAAAGAGAAAACAAAACTTATCGCCCAGATCTTTTATCTAATGGAGACTCTGTAAAACAGTTGCTCGCCAGAAGTAGATATGTTCTTTATAAATCCCGCAATAAATGGACCGAAAGACAAAATGAACGAGCCCAATTGTTATTTAGCTTATATCCCGATATTAAAAAAGCATACAGTTTAACCCAACAACTACGAGGTATTTACAACAATCATAACAATAAACACGTTGCGATGACAAAACTGGCACATTGGTACAGGAATGTAGAGGAGTCAGGGTTTAAAAATTTTAATATCCTTTTAAATACTATAACGGTTAATTACCAGTCAATCTTAAACTATTTTGACAATAGAAGTACAAATGCTTCAGCAGAATCTTTTAATGCTAAAGTAAAAGCATTTAGAAGTCAATTTAGAGGAGTGCGTAAAGTAGATTTCTTCTTATTTAGATTATCTAATCTTTTTGGGTAA